Proteins found in one Angustibacter sp. Root456 genomic segment:
- a CDS encoding NAD-dependent protein deacetylase, whose translation MSPDVARAAELLAGRRVVALTGAGLSTDSGIPDYRGPGSVPRSPMTYQEFVSGPAAQQRYWARSHVGWGRMRRAEVNDGHRALAAMEGAGALTALITQNVDGLHSAAGSREVVDLHGRIADVVCLRCGEMTSRAALHDRLDELNPGFGDDSATTAPDGDAELERYDGFVLAPCLVCRGPLKPDVVFFGENVPKDRVQRCYDWVEAADVLLVAGTSLTVQSGLRFVRRAARDGIPVVLVNRGPTRGDDLVDVRIDAGCSPTLTALADALVSSTAA comes from the coding sequence GTGAGTCCTGACGTCGCGCGCGCCGCCGAGCTGCTGGCCGGACGTCGCGTGGTCGCCCTCACCGGCGCCGGTCTGTCGACCGACTCCGGCATCCCGGACTACCGCGGCCCGGGCTCGGTGCCCCGCTCACCCATGACCTACCAGGAGTTCGTCTCCGGCCCCGCCGCTCAGCAGCGCTACTGGGCTCGCAGCCACGTCGGGTGGGGGCGCATGCGCCGGGCGGAGGTCAACGACGGGCACCGCGCGCTGGCTGCCATGGAGGGCGCCGGCGCCCTCACCGCCCTCATCACCCAGAACGTCGACGGCCTGCACTCCGCCGCCGGCTCGCGCGAGGTCGTCGACCTGCACGGCCGGATCGCGGACGTCGTCTGCCTGCGCTGTGGCGAGATGACGTCACGCGCGGCCCTGCACGACCGCCTCGACGAGCTCAACCCCGGATTCGGCGACGACAGCGCCACCACCGCCCCGGACGGCGACGCCGAGCTCGAGCGCTACGACGGCTTCGTGCTGGCGCCCTGCCTGGTGTGCCGCGGGCCGCTCAAACCGGACGTCGTGTTCTTCGGCGAGAACGTGCCCAAGGACCGCGTGCAGCGCTGCTACGACTGGGTCGAGGCGGCCGACGTCCTGCTCGTGGCCGGTACGTCGCTCACGGTGCAGTCGGGCCTGCGCTTCGTCCGCCGGGCCGCCCGAGACGGCATCCCCGTCGTGCTGGTCAACCGAGGGCCGACGCGGGGCGACGACCTGGTCGACGTGCGCATCGACGCCGGCTGCTCCCCCACCCTGACCGCGCTGGCGGACGCGCTCGTGAGCTCCACCGCGGCCTGA
- a CDS encoding glycosyltransferase — protein sequence MMVVDVEPLPLERLASLLRPDRADRLRTTAEFARGLLRDRVVWNVNATAHGGGVAEMLQALLAYGRGAGVDTRWLVLNGDPAFFAITKRVHNLLHGQSGDGGPVGPTERRHYEQVLAANLQDMAPMVRAGDIVLLHDPQTAGLAQGLADLGAHVVWRCHIGSDTFDEVTERGWAFLRPYLEHCEAFVFSRPQYAPEFLEPTCVRVIAPSVDPFSAKNIDLSDGDVTAVLRRAGLVTPVETHHVGHPVAPVPFVRRDGTTGHLRQHRHLYVEGDPPRESDRLVVQVSRWDHLKDMAGVLTAFAEHLDLVPADAHLVLAGPDVAGVSDDPEGAQVLAECTRAWQALPAPARARVHLVCLPMDDTDENAIMVNALQRHASVVVQKSLAEGFGLTVTEAMWKARPVVASAIGGIRDQIVDGTDGLLLDDPTDLAAFAQQLSRVLTDDDLAERLGAAARERVLDAFLGDRHLTQYVELFDEVLLPAERRRA from the coding sequence ATGATGGTCGTCGACGTCGAGCCTCTGCCTCTCGAGCGCCTCGCTTCGCTGCTGCGGCCCGACCGCGCCGACCGGCTGCGGACGACTGCCGAGTTCGCGCGAGGGCTGCTGCGCGACCGCGTCGTCTGGAACGTCAACGCCACCGCCCACGGCGGCGGCGTGGCCGAGATGCTGCAGGCTCTGCTGGCCTACGGACGCGGTGCGGGCGTCGACACGCGCTGGCTCGTCCTCAACGGTGACCCCGCGTTCTTCGCCATCACCAAACGGGTGCACAACCTGTTGCACGGCCAGTCCGGCGACGGCGGCCCCGTCGGCCCAACCGAACGCAGGCACTACGAGCAGGTGCTGGCCGCCAACCTGCAGGACATGGCCCCCATGGTGCGGGCGGGCGACATCGTGCTGCTGCACGACCCGCAGACGGCCGGTCTGGCTCAGGGGCTGGCCGACCTCGGAGCCCACGTGGTGTGGCGCTGCCACATCGGCAGCGACACCTTCGACGAGGTCACCGAGCGCGGCTGGGCGTTCTTGCGCCCCTACCTCGAGCACTGCGAGGCGTTCGTCTTCTCGCGACCGCAGTACGCGCCTGAGTTCCTCGAGCCCACCTGCGTGCGCGTCATCGCACCGTCGGTCGATCCGTTCTCGGCGAAGAACATCGACCTCTCGGACGGCGACGTCACCGCCGTCCTGCGCCGCGCCGGCCTGGTGACACCGGTCGAGACGCATCATGTCGGGCACCCGGTGGCCCCGGTGCCCTTCGTGCGCCGCGACGGCACCACCGGGCACCTGCGCCAGCACCGGCACCTGTACGTCGAGGGCGACCCGCCGCGCGAGTCCGACCGGCTCGTCGTGCAGGTGAGCCGGTGGGACCACCTCAAGGACATGGCCGGCGTCCTCACGGCCTTCGCCGAGCACCTGGATCTCGTGCCGGCCGACGCGCACCTGGTGCTCGCCGGCCCGGACGTGGCAGGAGTGAGTGACGACCCCGAGGGTGCGCAGGTGCTGGCCGAGTGCACGCGAGCCTGGCAGGCGCTGCCGGCGCCGGCTCGGGCGCGCGTGCACCTGGTGTGCTTGCCCATGGACGACACGGACGAGAACGCCATCATGGTCAACGCGCTGCAGCGGCACGCGTCCGTCGTCGTCCAGAAGAGCCTCGCCGAGGGGTTCGGCCTCACCGTCACCGAGGCGATGTGGAAGGCACGCCCGGTCGTGGCCAGCGCGATCGGCGGCATCCGCGACCAGATCGTCGACGGCACCGACGGCCTGCTGCTCGACGACCCCACGGATCTCGCGGCGTTCGCGCAGCAGCTGAGCCGGGTGCTCACCGACGACGACCTGGCCGAGCGGCTGGGCGCTGCGGCCCGAGAGCGCGTGCTCGACGCCTTCCTCGGCGACCGCCACCTCACCCAGTACGTCGAGCTGTTCGACGAGGTGCTGCTCCCGGCCGAGCGCCGGCGTGCCTGA
- a CDS encoding LLM class F420-dependent oxidoreductase, producing the protein MPDTDTTRVTPGRLRLGLNLGYWGLGVDADNLALAQEADRLGYSVAWVAEAYGSDAATVLTWVAAQTSRIDVGSAVFQIPARTPAMTAMTAATLDTLSAGRFRLGLGVSGPQVSEGWHGVRFDKPLGRTREYVDIVRKALRRETLRYDGEHFTLPLPDGPGKAIKLTVHPVREEIPVYLAAVGPKNLELTGEIADGWLAIFFSPEHAAVSMDPLRAGRSRGGRAPDGGDALAGFDVVPTVPVVFGDDLEAAAAPVRAYSALYIGGMGSKDKNFYNQLARRMGYEQAAEEIQRRYLDRQHREAAAAVPLDLIDGTSLIGPRERVRDRLAAYVEAGVTTLTVTPFDATLEQRLHTIRTMAEVLDESGLGA; encoded by the coding sequence ATGCCCGACACCGACACCACTCGCGTGACGCCCGGCCGGCTGCGGCTGGGCCTCAACCTCGGCTACTGGGGGCTCGGCGTCGACGCCGACAACCTCGCGCTCGCGCAAGAGGCCGACCGGCTCGGGTACTCCGTCGCGTGGGTCGCCGAGGCCTACGGCTCGGACGCCGCAACGGTGCTCACGTGGGTGGCCGCGCAGACCTCGCGGATCGACGTCGGCAGTGCGGTCTTCCAGATCCCGGCGCGCACACCGGCCATGACCGCCATGACCGCGGCGACGCTCGACACGTTGAGCGCCGGGCGGTTCCGGCTCGGGCTCGGCGTCTCAGGCCCCCAGGTGTCGGAGGGCTGGCACGGTGTGCGGTTCGACAAGCCCCTGGGCCGCACCCGGGAGTACGTCGACATCGTTCGCAAGGCGCTGCGCCGCGAGACCCTGCGCTACGACGGCGAGCACTTCACGTTGCCGCTGCCGGACGGCCCGGGCAAGGCCATCAAGCTCACCGTGCACCCGGTGCGCGAGGAGATCCCCGTGTACCTCGCCGCCGTCGGGCCGAAGAACCTCGAGCTCACCGGCGAGATCGCCGACGGCTGGTTGGCCATCTTCTTCAGCCCCGAGCACGCCGCGGTCTCGATGGATCCGTTGCGGGCCGGGCGTTCTCGCGGCGGACGGGCTCCCGACGGAGGGGACGCGCTGGCCGGCTTCGACGTCGTCCCGACCGTGCCGGTGGTGTTCGGCGACGACCTCGAGGCGGCCGCCGCGCCGGTGCGCGCCTACTCCGCGCTGTACATCGGCGGCATGGGTAGCAAGGACAAGAACTTCTACAACCAGCTCGCTCGCCGCATGGGATACGAGCAGGCGGCCGAGGAGATCCAGCGCCGCTACCTCGACCGTCAGCACCGCGAGGCCGCTGCCGCCGTACCGCTCGACCTGATCGACGGCACCTCGCTCATCGGGCCGCGCGAGCGCGTGCGTGACCGCCTCGCGGCGTACGTCGAGGCCGGCGTGACCACGCTCACGGTGACCCCCTTCGACGCCACGCTCGAGCAACGTCTTCACACGATCCGCACCATGGCCGAGGTGCTGGACGAGTCGGGTCTGGGAGCCTGA
- a CDS encoding DUF5703 family protein yields MMDFEYRVIRVPAQVTRAQARELLVEHAEYGRWELARVRIMQGGARTVWLRRRIIRVRRTA; encoded by the coding sequence ATGATGGACTTCGAGTACCGCGTCATCCGGGTGCCGGCCCAGGTCACGCGCGCGCAGGCTCGCGAGCTGCTGGTGGAGCACGCCGAGTACGGACGCTGGGAGCTGGCGAGGGTGCGCATCATGCAGGGTGGCGCACGCACGGTGTGGCTGCGTCGGCGCATCATCCGCGTACGCCGCACGGCCTGA
- a CDS encoding aldo/keto reductase: protein MEQRHLGASGLKVSRLALGTMTWGRDTDEHESRDQLAAFLEAGGTLIDTAAGYGDGAAEELLGQLLPELTSRDDVVLCTKAGISRRTGERVVDTSRRAMLAALDGSLTRLGTDHVDVWLAHTWSDQTPLEETLSALEAAVTSGRARYAGISNYCGWQSARAATLADVGRGTALVANQVEYSLLARGVEAEVAPSALAHGLGLMAWSPLGRGVLTGKYRTGTPADSRAASPHFASFVERYLDARARGIVDAVVTAADGLGCSPAEIALAWVRDQPGISAAIVGARTAAQLRGTLTSEDVVLPPQIRAALDEVSAPPGAPPA, encoded by the coding sequence ATGGAGCAGCGTCACCTCGGCGCGTCGGGCCTGAAGGTCTCGCGCCTCGCCCTCGGCACGATGACCTGGGGTCGCGACACCGACGAGCACGAGTCGCGCGACCAGCTGGCCGCCTTTCTCGAAGCAGGAGGCACGCTCATCGACACCGCGGCCGGGTACGGCGACGGTGCGGCTGAAGAGCTGCTCGGCCAGCTGCTCCCCGAGCTCACGTCACGCGACGACGTCGTGCTGTGCACGAAGGCGGGTATCTCGCGGCGCACGGGCGAGCGCGTGGTCGACACCTCGCGCCGCGCCATGCTGGCGGCGCTGGACGGCTCCCTCACGCGCTTGGGCACCGACCACGTCGACGTCTGGCTCGCTCACACCTGGAGCGACCAGACCCCGCTGGAGGAGACCCTCTCTGCGTTGGAAGCAGCGGTGACGAGCGGCCGCGCCCGCTACGCCGGCATCTCGAACTACTGCGGCTGGCAGAGCGCGCGTGCGGCCACCTTGGCCGACGTCGGTCGCGGCACCGCGCTGGTCGCCAACCAGGTCGAGTACTCCCTGCTCGCGCGCGGGGTCGAAGCCGAGGTCGCGCCCTCGGCGCTGGCGCACGGGCTGGGACTCATGGCGTGGTCGCCGCTCGGCCGCGGCGTGCTGACGGGCAAGTACCGCACGGGCACGCCCGCTGACTCGCGCGCTGCGTCGCCGCACTTCGCGTCGTTCGTCGAGCGCTATCTCGACGCCCGCGCGCGGGGCATCGTCGACGCTGTCGTGACCGCCGCCGACGGGCTGGGCTGCTCGCCCGCCGAGATCGCGCTGGCGTGGGTGCGCGACCAGCCGGGGATCAGCGCCGCGATCGTGGGTGCCCGTACCGCCGCCCAGCTGAGAGGGACGCTCACGAGCGAGGACGTCGTGCTCCCGCCGCAGATCCGGGCTGCCCTCGACGAGGTCTCGGCACCGCCTGGTGCACCGCCGGCCTGA
- a CDS encoding MFS transporter — protein sequence MPDGVAEGASSALAGLRTGESRGRWVLLATVLGSGMAMLDATVVTIALPAIGRDLGSGLSGLQWTLNGYTLTLAAFILVGGSVGDLWGRRRVFVMGTVAFALTSALCAVAPSVGLLVAARVLQGVAGALLTPGSLAIISSSFHRDDRAAAIGAWSGLSGVTTAVGPFVGGWLIEHASWRWIFLINLPLALAVVLVSLRHVPESSDPDAVRQLDLPGALAGVAWLAALTFGLIRWGAQGLDGAVLAALVVTAVALVGFIEVERRGRQPMMPLSIFASRRFSATNAVTFVVYGALSAVLFVLALQLQIVCGFTPLAAGAAFLPVTFLMLLGSAQVGRWSERWGPRAFMTVGPLVCAGAMVLLAHLVTTGASYWRDVLPPVVVFGVGLTLTVAPLTTTVLAAAPTRHAGLASGVNNAVARTAGLLAVAVLPLAAGLAEGTFRDVRAFDQGFDRAMFWCALLLALGGLLSAALIGPRGQVARGGTLSPT from the coding sequence GTGCCTGACGGCGTGGCCGAGGGGGCGTCGAGCGCCCTAGCGGGGTTGCGCACGGGTGAGTCGCGCGGCCGCTGGGTGCTGCTCGCGACGGTGCTCGGCAGCGGCATGGCCATGCTCGACGCCACCGTCGTGACGATCGCGCTGCCCGCCATCGGTCGCGACCTCGGCAGCGGCCTGTCGGGCCTGCAGTGGACGCTCAACGGCTACACGCTCACGCTCGCGGCGTTCATCCTCGTGGGTGGGTCGGTCGGTGACCTGTGGGGCCGGCGCCGGGTGTTCGTGATGGGTACGGTCGCCTTCGCCCTGACGTCCGCACTGTGCGCGGTGGCGCCGTCCGTCGGCCTGCTGGTCGCCGCGCGGGTGCTGCAAGGTGTGGCGGGCGCCCTGCTGACACCCGGGTCGCTGGCGATCATCTCCTCGTCGTTCCACCGCGACGACCGGGCGGCCGCCATCGGCGCGTGGTCGGGTCTGAGTGGCGTGACCACGGCCGTGGGCCCGTTCGTCGGCGGCTGGTTGATCGAGCACGCGTCATGGCGCTGGATCTTCCTGATCAACCTCCCGCTCGCCCTCGCGGTGGTGCTGGTGTCGCTGCGCCACGTGCCGGAGTCGAGCGACCCGGACGCCGTCCGCCAGCTCGACCTACCCGGTGCCCTCGCGGGGGTCGCGTGGCTGGCGGCGTTGACCTTCGGGCTCATCCGGTGGGGCGCCCAGGGTCTCGACGGCGCCGTGCTGGCAGCACTGGTCGTCACCGCGGTCGCGCTCGTCGGCTTCATCGAGGTCGAGCGGCGGGGGCGCCAGCCGATGATGCCGCTCAGCATCTTCGCCTCGCGCCGGTTCAGCGCCACGAACGCCGTCACCTTCGTCGTCTACGGCGCGCTGTCGGCCGTGCTGTTCGTGCTGGCGCTTCAGCTGCAGATCGTCTGCGGCTTCACCCCGCTCGCGGCCGGGGCGGCCTTCCTGCCGGTGACGTTCCTGATGCTGCTGGGCTCGGCGCAGGTCGGCCGGTGGAGCGAGCGGTGGGGGCCGCGGGCGTTCATGACCGTCGGGCCGCTGGTGTGCGCGGGGGCGATGGTGCTGCTGGCGCACCTCGTGACGACGGGCGCGAGCTACTGGCGCGACGTCCTGCCCCCGGTGGTCGTCTTCGGCGTCGGCCTGACACTCACGGTGGCGCCACTGACGACCACCGTGCTCGCGGCCGCCCCAACCCGGCACGCGGGCCTGGCCTCCGGCGTCAACAACGCCGTCGCCCGCACGGCCGGCCTGCTCGCCGTGGCGGTGCTGCCGCTGGCCGCCGGCCTCGCCGAGGGCACGTTCCGCGACGTCCGCGCGTTCGACCAGGGGTTCGACCGCGCGATGTTCTGGTGCGCCCTCCTGCTCGCGCTCGGCGGCCTGCTGTCGGCCGCCCTCATCGGCCCGCGCGGCCAGGTGGCGCGCGGTGGCACCCTGTCGCCAACCTAA
- a CDS encoding HAD family phosphatase, with amino-acid sequence MTSPRAVVFDLGNVLIRWDPHPAIARGVGAEHATRFLGAADFDFLAWNHEQDAGRSWQEGEALVAQTHPHWAQAARAYREHFAESLVGPVHDTVELLTELHAAGVRLLALTNWSAELFPVARRDFRFLGLFDDIVVSGQEQLAKPDARIFRVLERRAGVPLAACVFIDDSRRNVESARALGMDAILFEDTGHLRADLHERGLPVAAPSPD; translated from the coding sequence ATGACCTCGCCACGCGCCGTGGTGTTCGACCTCGGCAACGTCCTGATCCGCTGGGACCCGCACCCGGCCATCGCGCGGGGAGTCGGCGCCGAGCACGCCACGCGGTTCCTGGGCGCCGCCGACTTCGACTTCCTGGCGTGGAACCACGAGCAGGACGCCGGACGGTCCTGGCAGGAGGGTGAGGCGCTCGTGGCGCAGACCCACCCGCACTGGGCCCAGGCGGCGCGCGCCTACCGCGAGCACTTCGCCGAGTCGCTCGTGGGGCCGGTGCACGACACGGTCGAGCTGCTCACCGAGCTGCACGCGGCCGGCGTTCGCTTGCTGGCTCTCACGAACTGGTCGGCGGAGCTGTTCCCGGTGGCCCGCCGGGACTTTCGGTTCTTGGGCCTGTTCGACGACATCGTCGTCTCGGGGCAGGAGCAGCTGGCTAAGCCGGATGCGCGGATCTTCAGGGTGCTGGAGCGCCGGGCCGGAGTTCCCCTCGCGGCGTGCGTGTTCATCGACGACAGCCGACGCAACGTCGAGAGCGCACGAGCGCTCGGGATGGACGCGATCCTGTTCGAGGACACCGGTCACCTGCGTGCTGACCTGCACGAGCGTGGTCTGCCCGTCGCGGCCCCCAGCCCGGACTGA
- a CDS encoding DHA2 family efflux MFS transporter permease subunit → MTTPTAPPAEYPEKIDAAVLKVAGVVVLGAIMSILDITVVNVALRTFQTAFADGGQPLAYSDVAWTVTGYTLALATVIPLSGWAADRFGTKRLYMLAILLFTLGSALCATATSIEMLIGFRVLQGLGGGMLMPLGMTIMTRAAGPARMGRLMAILGVPMLLGPIFGPILGGWLIDHFSWHWIFLINVPIGAVALIYASFALAKDSPHPSESFDFVGMLMMSPGLALFLYGVSSIPGEGGFGHTKVLLPGLLGLALMAAFVVYSFRPEHPLLDLRLFRNRNLTVSVTTMFIFAAAFFGGLLLVPQFLQQVQGESPLNAGWLVAPQGVGAMVTMPIAGALTDRFPVGRIVPFGLVGIIGGMFALTQIQADSSHWGFLIPVLFVMGLGMGATMMPIMTSALKTLTHHEVARGSTLLNITQQIASSVGVAIFSVVLTNALADNRPTSPAEAPAAAAAAFSHTFWVAAFLVTLTLIPAYFLPRKREESRLLAGDETGPTPVVVH, encoded by the coding sequence ATGACAACCCCCACTGCACCCCCGGCGGAGTACCCCGAGAAGATCGACGCGGCCGTGCTGAAGGTCGCCGGCGTGGTCGTCCTCGGGGCCATCATGTCCATCCTCGACATCACCGTCGTGAACGTCGCGCTGCGCACGTTCCAGACGGCGTTCGCCGACGGCGGCCAGCCGCTCGCCTACTCCGACGTCGCGTGGACCGTCACCGGCTACACCCTGGCCCTGGCGACGGTCATCCCGCTGTCTGGCTGGGCGGCCGACCGGTTCGGCACCAAGCGGCTCTACATGCTCGCGATCCTGCTGTTCACGCTCGGGTCCGCACTGTGCGCCACCGCGACCTCGATCGAGATGCTCATCGGCTTCCGGGTGCTGCAGGGCCTCGGTGGCGGCATGCTGATGCCGCTCGGCATGACGATCATGACCCGCGCCGCCGGGCCGGCCCGGATGGGTCGCCTGATGGCGATCCTCGGCGTCCCGATGCTGCTGGGCCCCATCTTCGGCCCGATCCTCGGTGGGTGGCTGATCGACCACTTCAGCTGGCACTGGATCTTCCTCATCAACGTGCCGATCGGTGCAGTCGCGCTGATCTACGCCTCGTTCGCGCTCGCCAAGGACTCCCCGCACCCGTCGGAGTCGTTCGACTTCGTGGGCATGCTCATGATGAGCCCCGGCCTGGCGCTGTTCCTCTACGGCGTGTCGTCGATCCCGGGCGAGGGCGGTTTCGGCCACACCAAGGTGCTGCTGCCCGGCCTGCTCGGTCTGGCCCTGATGGCGGCGTTCGTCGTCTACAGCTTCCGGCCCGAGCACCCGCTGCTCGACCTGCGGCTGTTCCGCAACCGCAACCTCACGGTCTCGGTGACCACGATGTTCATCTTCGCCGCGGCCTTCTTCGGCGGCCTGCTGCTCGTGCCTCAGTTCCTGCAGCAGGTGCAGGGCGAGTCACCGCTGAACGCCGGCTGGCTCGTGGCTCCCCAGGGCGTGGGGGCCATGGTCACGATGCCCATCGCCGGCGCACTCACCGACCGGTTCCCGGTGGGGCGGATCGTGCCCTTCGGCCTGGTCGGCATCATCGGCGGGATGTTCGCACTGACCCAGATCCAGGCGGACTCCTCGCACTGGGGCTTCTTGATCCCCGTGCTGTTCGTCATGGGGCTGGGCATGGGCGCCACGATGATGCCGATCATGACGTCGGCGCTGAAGACGCTGACCCACCACGAGGTCGCGCGCGGGTCGACGCTGCTCAACATCACCCAGCAGATCGCCAGCTCGGTCGGCGTGGCCATCTTCTCGGTCGTCCTCACCAACGCGCTGGCCGACAACCGGCCGACCAGCCCCGCCGAGGCACCTGCGGCCGCGGCGGCGGCGTTCAGCCACACCTTCTGGGTCGCCGCCTTCCTCGTCACACTGACGCTGATCCCGGCGTACTTCCTGCCCCGCAAGCGCGAGGAGTCGCGGCTGCTGGCGGGCGACGAGACTGGGCCCACCCCCGTCGTCGTGCACTGA
- a CDS encoding M20/M25/M40 family metallo-hydrolase — protein MSDAAPTDAPATSPSAAEEEVVDLCRGLLRIDTSNYGDGSGPGERAAAEHVMGLLSEVGLEPELVESAPGRASVVVRVEGDAQGTRERGALLVHGHLDVVPADAADWQVDPFAGEERDGCLWGRGAVDMKDMDAMMLAVLRDVARSRRKPPRDLVFAFFADEEAGGVQGSHWLVEHRPELFDGVTEAISEVGGYSVTVDGRDGDPVRLYLLQTAEKGIAWLKLVAHGRAGHGSQITTDNAVAKLGAAVARIGQHHWPIEITPTVRQFLDGVTEITGVDFDPHDPQGILDRLGTVARFIGATFQDTANPTMLKAGYKHNVVPQTAEAFVDCRFLPGHEESLLETIRGLAGPDVDVTVHHRDTSLETTFDGRLVDSMVAALQAEDPGAPVLPYCLSGGTDNKALDRLGVRGFGFAPLQLPPDLDFPAMFHGVDERVPLDALTFGTRVLARLLDTC, from the coding sequence GTGTCCGACGCCGCTCCCACCGACGCGCCTGCCACGAGCCCGAGCGCCGCCGAGGAAGAGGTCGTCGACCTGTGCCGCGGCCTGCTGCGCATCGACACGAGCAACTACGGCGACGGTTCGGGTCCGGGGGAGCGAGCGGCCGCCGAGCACGTGATGGGCCTGCTCAGCGAGGTCGGTCTCGAGCCCGAGCTGGTCGAGAGCGCCCCCGGGCGGGCCAGTGTCGTCGTCCGGGTCGAGGGCGACGCGCAGGGCACGCGCGAGCGAGGTGCGCTGCTGGTGCACGGCCACCTCGACGTCGTCCCCGCCGACGCCGCCGACTGGCAGGTCGACCCCTTCGCCGGCGAGGAGCGCGACGGGTGCCTGTGGGGCCGGGGCGCCGTCGACATGAAGGACATGGACGCGATGATGCTGGCGGTGCTGCGCGACGTCGCCCGCAGCCGCCGCAAGCCCCCGCGCGACCTGGTCTTCGCCTTCTTCGCCGACGAGGAGGCGGGCGGCGTGCAGGGCAGCCACTGGCTCGTCGAGCACCGCCCCGAGCTGTTCGACGGCGTCACCGAGGCGATCAGCGAGGTCGGCGGCTACTCCGTGACCGTCGACGGGCGTGACGGCGACCCGGTGCGGCTGTACCTGCTGCAGACCGCTGAGAAGGGCATCGCCTGGCTCAAGCTCGTCGCCCACGGCCGGGCTGGGCACGGCTCGCAGATCACCACGGACAACGCGGTCGCCAAGCTGGGTGCGGCGGTAGCCCGCATCGGCCAGCACCACTGGCCCATCGAGATCACGCCCACCGTGCGGCAGTTCCTCGACGGCGTCACCGAGATCACCGGCGTCGACTTCGACCCGCACGACCCGCAGGGGATCCTCGATCGCCTGGGCACGGTCGCGCGGTTCATCGGCGCGACGTTCCAGGACACCGCGAACCCGACGATGCTCAAGGCCGGTTACAAGCACAACGTCGTGCCGCAGACCGCGGAGGCGTTCGTCGACTGCCGCTTCCTGCCCGGGCACGAGGAGTCGCTCCTCGAGACCATCCGCGGCCTGGCCGGCCCGGACGTCGACGTCACCGTCCACCACCGCGACACCTCGCTCGAGACGACCTTCGACGGCCGGCTCGTCGACTCCATGGTGGCGGCGCTGCAGGCCGAGGACCCCGGCGCGCCGGTGCTGCCGTACTGCCTCTCGGGCGGCACCGACAACAAGGCGCTCGACCGGCTGGGTGTGCGCGGCTTCGGTTTCGCGCCGCTGCAGCTGCCGCCCGACCTGGACTTCCCGGCCATGTTCCACGGCGTCGACGAGCGAGTGCCGCTCGACGCGCTGACCTTCGGCACGCGCGTGCTGGCTCGGCTGCTCGACACCTGCTGA